From the Chloroflexus aurantiacus J-10-fl genome, one window contains:
- a CDS encoding YceD family protein, which yields MTALRFNLAQLLREEMGARRDISFSEPALPLDEELTLRNITGRLRLTRTAAGVFAQVTVHGTVTLTCVRSLEPFDYELDLDFSDQFYAVVDVVNGHKLPQPVEDDPFMLDELHHIDIGEAIRSYALINLPMNPIAPAYRDQPVNYTVASEGIEDDDTLVDDRFAALREWAKRQRNQH from the coding sequence ATGACTGCATTACGATTTAATCTCGCGCAATTACTGCGCGAAGAAATGGGAGCGCGACGAGACATCTCGTTTAGTGAGCCAGCCTTGCCGCTTGACGAGGAGTTGACGCTTCGTAATATTACCGGCCGCCTGCGCCTGACCCGGACAGCGGCTGGAGTGTTCGCTCAGGTAACGGTTCACGGTACTGTGACGCTTACCTGCGTGCGTTCACTCGAACCGTTTGATTATGAACTTGACCTCGATTTCAGCGATCAGTTTTACGCTGTTGTTGATGTGGTGAATGGGCATAAGTTACCGCAACCAGTCGAAGATGATCCTTTCATGCTCGATGAGTTGCACCATATTGATATTGGTGAAGCGATCCGTAGCTACGCGCTGATCAATTTGCCGATGAATCCAATTGCACCGGCTTACCGTGATCAGCCAGTCAATTACACTGTTGCGTCTGAGGGAATTGAGGACGACGATACACTCGTCGATGACCGTTTTGCTGCTTTGCGAGAATGGGCCAAGCGGCAACGTAATCAACATTGA
- the rpmF gene encoding 50S ribosomal protein L32, whose product MGAVPKRKVSRHRRGNRRQHLALTPPVMVVCPNCGELMRAHRVCLACGYYKGRQVLKVASE is encoded by the coding sequence ATGGGAGCAGTACCAAAGCGAAAAGTCTCGCGCCATCGGCGTGGCAACCGCCGCCAGCACCTTGCCCTTACCCCGCCAGTTATGGTCGTGTGTCCGAATTGTGGTGAACTGATGCGGGCACATCGCGTGTGTCTGGCTTGTGGATACTACAAGGGCCGGCAAGTGCTCAAAGTGGCGTCGGAATAA
- a CDS encoding beta-ketoacyl-ACP synthase III yields the protein MSRERYAAVIGWGMAVPQRLITNDELAQRIDTSDEWIRTRTGIRERRVAGPGESTSTLATAAGREALTMAGVSPATIDTVIVATCTPDRPFPATACTVQANLQIPRATAFDLAAACSGFVYGLTVATSLIKSGVSRRLLLIGADIFTHYINWNDRNTCVLFGDGAGAVVLEATDEPLGLLASTLSANGELEDLMAVDAGGTRMPLTADLLEAGRQYVYMNGREIFKHAVREMSDSALQVIQDAGLTVDDIALVIPHQANVRIIDAVARRLEIPPERVMVNLDRYGNTSAASIPIALYEAAQQERIKAGDNVLLTAFGGGLTWGSGLVRWGKPSR from the coding sequence GTGAGCAGGGAACGTTACGCAGCAGTGATCGGCTGGGGTATGGCCGTTCCACAACGGCTGATCACAAATGACGAATTGGCGCAACGGATTGATACATCTGACGAATGGATACGCACACGCACCGGTATCCGTGAACGACGTGTTGCCGGGCCTGGTGAAAGTACTTCGACACTGGCCACTGCTGCCGGGCGTGAAGCGCTGACCATGGCCGGTGTTTCGCCTGCGACTATCGATACGGTGATTGTCGCCACCTGCACGCCTGATCGACCATTTCCGGCTACTGCCTGCACCGTACAGGCAAATTTGCAAATTCCGCGCGCAACAGCGTTTGATTTAGCAGCAGCCTGTAGTGGCTTTGTCTACGGGTTGACTGTCGCTACCAGTTTGATTAAAAGTGGTGTAAGTCGGCGGTTGTTGCTGATCGGAGCCGATATCTTTACCCACTACATTAACTGGAATGATCGTAATACCTGTGTTCTGTTTGGTGATGGTGCAGGCGCTGTGGTGCTCGAAGCAACCGATGAACCGCTCGGTTTACTGGCTTCGACGCTGAGTGCAAATGGTGAACTCGAGGATTTGATGGCGGTGGATGCCGGTGGTACACGTATGCCGCTTACTGCCGATCTTCTTGAGGCGGGTCGTCAGTATGTGTATATGAACGGACGGGAGATTTTTAAGCATGCCGTCCGCGAGATGAGTGATTCGGCGTTACAGGTGATCCAGGATGCCGGTTTGACTGTTGATGACATTGCGTTGGTCATCCCTCATCAGGCGAATGTGCGGATTATTGATGCTGTCGCTCGTCGTCTCGAGATTCCACCAGAGCGGGTGATGGTTAATCTTGACCGATACGGGAATACATCAGCAGCTTCGATCCCAATCGCGCTCTATGAAGCGGCCCAACAGGAGCGAATCAAGGCTGGTGATAATGTTTTGTTAACTGCCTTTGGTGGTGGCCTGACGTGGGGATCGGGCCTGGTACGCTGGGGTAAACCGAGTCGCTAG
- the fabD gene encoding ACP S-malonyltransferase, with protein MSIAWVFPGQGSQVVGMGRDLIAASPAARQIFATADETLDFNLSELCFCGPEADLTATANAQPALLTTSMALLAAMTELLGDRLEQPIAVAGHSLGEYSALVAGGALDFKTALQLVRRRGELMAAAHEGSMAAVIGLDAAILEQICQEVSAALQNDHSHGTVVIANYNAPDQLVISGSVVAVEHASMLAKSRGAKRVIPLKVSAAFHSPLMIEAAEGMAQAIAHATVRNLSIPLIANVTAEPLYDADDVRREIVAQVVAPVRWIASVQRMVDLGVETFIEIGPGKVLTGLIRRIAPTARLINVATFEDVRALTAMQPV; from the coding sequence ATGAGTATTGCGTGGGTATTCCCTGGTCAGGGATCGCAAGTCGTAGGCATGGGTCGTGATCTGATTGCAGCATCACCCGCCGCACGTCAGATCTTTGCTACAGCGGACGAAACGCTTGATTTCAACCTGAGTGAATTGTGTTTTTGTGGGCCAGAAGCCGACCTTACCGCCACTGCAAATGCTCAACCGGCGCTGCTTACCACCAGCATGGCCTTACTGGCTGCAATGACCGAATTGTTGGGAGATCGCCTTGAACAACCGATTGCCGTAGCCGGTCATAGCCTGGGTGAATACTCGGCGTTGGTGGCCGGTGGTGCACTTGACTTCAAGACCGCTCTGCAACTTGTACGACGACGAGGTGAATTAATGGCCGCTGCCCACGAAGGGAGTATGGCCGCAGTTATTGGCCTCGATGCCGCTATTCTCGAACAGATCTGTCAAGAAGTCAGTGCTGCACTGCAAAACGATCATTCTCATGGCACCGTTGTGATCGCTAACTATAACGCTCCCGACCAACTGGTCATCAGTGGTAGTGTCGTGGCTGTGGAGCATGCCAGTATGCTGGCTAAAAGCCGTGGTGCCAAACGGGTCATTCCGCTCAAGGTGAGTGCTGCCTTCCATTCCCCTCTCATGATCGAAGCTGCTGAAGGAATGGCTCAGGCTATTGCTCATGCCACCGTGCGTAACCTCTCCATCCCTTTAATTGCCAATGTCACAGCCGAACCGTTGTACGACGCCGATGATGTCCGGCGCGAGATCGTCGCACAGGTTGTCGCTCCGGTGCGCTGGATTGCCTCGGTACAACGAATGGTTGACCTCGGAGTCGAAACGTTTATCGAAATCGGGCCAGGAAAAGTGCTTACCGGCCTGATCCGCCGTATTGCTCCGACAGCGCGGCTGATTAATGTGGCGACATTTGAGGATGTCCGGGCGCTAACTGCAATGCAACCTGTATAG
- a CDS encoding 3-oxoacyl-ACP reductase family protein has translation MELQGQVAIVTGGARGIGRATTIELANAGARVVINYQRSAGAAESLAAEITAAGGEALPYQADVADEQAVTRMIQAALSRWGRIDILVNNAGITADAPMARLRPEQWQQVIETDLTSVFLCCRAVVPIMRSTGYGRIVSVSSLAALAGNVGQTNYAAAKAGIIGLSRSLAREVARDGITVNVVAPGYIETDMVETVPEALRAWALQAIALGRFGRPEEVAAAIRFLVSPRASYITGHVLTIDGGWVMP, from the coding sequence ATGGAATTACAAGGTCAGGTTGCTATTGTTACCGGTGGTGCACGCGGAATTGGGCGTGCCACGACAATCGAGCTGGCTAACGCTGGCGCACGTGTAGTGATCAACTACCAGCGTAGTGCCGGTGCGGCTGAATCTCTGGCCGCAGAAATTACTGCTGCCGGTGGTGAAGCTCTACCGTATCAGGCTGATGTTGCCGACGAACAGGCGGTCACCAGAATGATACAGGCGGCTCTGTCACGCTGGGGACGGATCGATATTCTGGTGAATAACGCTGGTATTACCGCCGATGCGCCAATGGCACGGCTACGCCCTGAGCAGTGGCAACAGGTGATCGAGACTGACCTGACCTCAGTGTTTCTGTGTTGCCGTGCGGTAGTGCCGATCATGCGGAGCACCGGTTATGGTCGGATTGTTTCGGTCAGTTCGCTGGCGGCACTGGCCGGTAATGTTGGTCAAACGAACTACGCCGCAGCAAAGGCCGGTATTATTGGTCTGAGCCGATCACTGGCGCGTGAAGTGGCTCGTGATGGTATCACGGTCAATGTTGTTGCGCCGGGTTATATCGAGACCGATATGGTTGAGACGGTACCTGAAGCGCTACGCGCCTGGGCGTTGCAGGCGATTGCGCTCGGTCGGTTTGGCCGCCCGGAAGAGGTTGCCGCTGCGATCCGCTTTCTCGTTTCGCCTCGTGCTTCGTACATCACTGGCCATGTCTTGACAATTGACGGCGGTTGGGTGATGCCCTAA
- a CDS encoding 3-oxoacyl-ACP reductase family protein — protein MIDFNGQVAIVTGGSGGIGQAVVEGLARYGARVLVGYHHNEAAATDVVAAVQSSGREAAALAIDVREPDSGNVLVATAIERWGKLDILINCAGIADYGPLSEMSSERWRQTIQTNLTGIYHTCRAALRPMMQQRYGRIVNLAALYGTSGFPGQADFAAAAGGIIGLTRALAREAAPWQITVNAVAPGMIETDLIEVIPAEIQQWSAGIIALRRLGKPEEVAAAVLFLASPAASYITGQTLMVDGGWTMA, from the coding sequence ATGATTGATTTCAACGGACAGGTAGCAATCGTCACCGGCGGTTCGGGCGGTATCGGACAGGCAGTGGTAGAGGGTCTGGCCCGTTATGGTGCCCGAGTGCTGGTAGGTTATCACCACAATGAAGCAGCCGCGACTGATGTGGTAGCGGCCGTCCAGTCCTCTGGTCGTGAAGCCGCAGCGCTGGCAATCGATGTGCGCGAGCCGGATAGTGGCAATGTGCTGGTAGCCACAGCAATAGAGCGCTGGGGAAAACTCGACATACTCATCAACTGTGCCGGTATTGCCGATTACGGCCCATTAAGCGAGATGAGCAGTGAACGGTGGCGGCAGACGATTCAGACGAATCTGACCGGCATCTACCACACCTGTCGAGCAGCATTGCGACCGATGATGCAGCAGCGTTATGGACGTATTGTTAATCTGGCGGCGCTCTACGGTACATCGGGCTTTCCCGGTCAGGCCGATTTTGCTGCGGCGGCTGGCGGGATCATCGGTTTGACACGAGCACTGGCCCGTGAAGCTGCTCCATGGCAGATAACAGTTAACGCTGTTGCGCCGGGTATGATCGAGACCGACTTGATAGAAGTGATTCCTGCAGAAATCCAGCAGTGGAGTGCCGGTATCATTGCGCTCCGCCGTTTGGGTAAGCCGGAGGAAGTTGCCGCAGCAGTGTTGTTTCTTGCCTCACCGGCCGCCTCGTATATTACCGGCCAAACGTTGATGGTCGATGGTGGCTGGACGATGGCTTGA